From Enterococcus mundtii, the proteins below share one genomic window:
- a CDS encoding tRNA1(Val) (adenine(37)-N6)-methyltransferase: MLHEHERIDQLYAKDIKIIQSSQVFSFSLDAVLLAHFARAPKTGQIVDLCSGNGAVGLFLSKQTQAKIDAIELQPRLADMARRSISLNHLEQQMTVHTIDLKESLTVVRHNSCDLVVCNPPYFKGLPTNKKNPNEHLAIARHEIHTTLEEVIQISGKLLKTNGRLALVHRPERFLEILTLMQTYQIAPKRVQFVYPKVGKEANILLIEGIKQGKADGFKVSPPLFTYDTQGEYTPELREMLYGE, from the coding sequence ATGCTTCACGAACATGAACGTATTGACCAATTATATGCAAAAGATATTAAGATTATCCAAAGTTCCCAAGTTTTTTCCTTTTCTTTAGATGCCGTATTGCTTGCTCATTTTGCTCGTGCGCCAAAAACAGGACAAATCGTTGACCTTTGTTCGGGGAATGGTGCTGTCGGACTATTTTTAAGCAAACAAACACAGGCAAAGATCGATGCGATCGAACTACAGCCACGCCTAGCCGACATGGCCCGTCGGAGCATTTCATTGAATCATTTAGAACAACAAATGACCGTGCATACGATTGACTTAAAAGAAAGTTTAACGGTTGTCAGACACAACTCTTGTGACTTAGTCGTCTGTAACCCCCCTTACTTCAAAGGCTTACCTACAAATAAAAAAAATCCAAATGAGCATCTAGCAATTGCCCGACATGAAATCCATACAACGTTGGAAGAAGTGATCCAAATCTCCGGCAAGTTATTAAAAACAAATGGTCGCTTGGCTCTGGTACATCGTCCAGAACGCTTCTTAGAGATTTTGACTCTTATGCAAACCTATCAGATTGCACCGAAACGTGTTCAGTTTGTTTATCCTAAAGTAGGCAAGGAAGCAAATATTTTATTGATTGAAGGAATCAAGCAGGGAAAAGCCGATGGTTTCAAAGTTTCTCCACCTTTATTCACCTATGATACGCAAGGTGAGTATACCCCCGAACTTCGTGAGATGCTTTATGGAGAATAA
- a CDS encoding GIY-YIG nuclease family protein, with translation MENNHYFYVLHCRDNTFYGGYTTDLARRLQEHNNGTGAKYTRLQKRRPVKMIHAEGYATRSEATKAEAAFKKQTRRQKETYLKTHPSLSLPDQTE, from the coding sequence ATGGAGAATAACCATTACTTTTATGTGTTGCACTGCCGAGATAATACGTTCTATGGAGGATATACCACCGATTTGGCTCGTCGTTTACAAGAACATAATAATGGTACAGGCGCTAAATACACACGTTTGCAAAAGAGACGTCCTGTAAAAATGATCCATGCAGAAGGATACGCTACAAGAAGTGAAGCCACAAAAGCCGAAGCCGCGTTCAAAAAACAAACACGCCGGCAAAAAGAAACCTATTTGAAGACACATCCTTCTCTTTCTTTACCTGATCAAACGGAGTAA
- a CDS encoding lysophospholipid acyltransferase family protein encodes MFYRFMRGLVKVILAVINGNARYENKEVLPKDENYILVAPHRTWWDPLYLAVAASPKSFSFMAKEELFKKPVLRFILTRSNAFPVKRDNPGPSVIKTPVKILKSTDLGLIMFPSGTRHATELKGGMALIAKMAKVKIVPAVYQGPLTLGDLFKRKRVIVRFGEPIDLSDIKKTDKEGMAEIERRTQAAFDKLDKEVNPDFKYEIIKKNETE; translated from the coding sequence ATGTTCTATCGATTTATGCGCGGGCTCGTTAAAGTGATTTTAGCTGTTATCAATGGCAATGCCCGTTATGAAAATAAAGAAGTCTTACCAAAAGACGAGAATTACATACTTGTTGCACCACACCGCACTTGGTGGGACCCGTTGTATCTCGCTGTTGCTGCATCACCTAAATCGTTTAGTTTTATGGCGAAAGAAGAATTGTTCAAAAAACCTGTTTTACGATTCATCTTAACACGTTCGAATGCTTTCCCAGTCAAAAGAGACAATCCGGGACCAAGTGTGATCAAGACACCTGTCAAGATTCTAAAATCAACCGATCTAGGATTGATCATGTTTCCAAGTGGGACAAGACATGCGACCGAGTTGAAAGGTGGAATGGCGTTAATAGCCAAAATGGCCAAAGTAAAAATCGTTCCAGCTGTGTATCAAGGTCCTCTCACGCTAGGTGATCTATTCAAACGCAAACGAGTGATTGTTCGCTTTGGTGAACCGATCGACTTGTCAGATATCAAAAAAACTGACAAGGAAGGAATGGCAGAAATCGAGCGACGCACACAAGCTGCATTTGATAAACTAGACAAGGAAGTAAATCCTGATTTTAAATATGAGATCATAAAAAAGAATGAAACAGAATAA
- a CDS encoding acyltransferase family protein, giving the protein MEKQKRLKNSRYITGFDGIRSLAVIGVILYHLLPTSMKGGYLGVPIFFVVSGYLITDLLRQEWDQNGKINIWQFYVRRMKRLYPGLVFLLITASAYITLFQRGLLNNLRGVVLSSLFYVNNWWQINNGLSYFDRFANESPFTHIWSLAVEAQNYLIWPIIFVLLMVFVRKKKNIFYVIMGTAIASAILMMVLYSPNGDPTRVYYGTDTRLFSIWMGSALAFVWPSTRLKKNIPKQAKKVLNLAGFTSLITLILFFFFLDDHLSFIYYGGFFLVSLLCMVLVAVTAHPGASLNRWLTNPVFSWIGKRSYGIYLYQFPVMIFYEAKVSGIADHVLLHTVIEITLILLISELSYRFIERPLARFDYSQTVRVVKGWFTKPIFSWKKPWVVPGTLVVAIALVGFVTAPKNAVTADQEQLQKNIAESKKLAEKSQNNQGNNVAPIDQAILDKYDLTKAQGEKAQQLELTAFGDSVMLDAAADLKELYPQVVVDGDVGRQLYTSLPYIEELKNRDLLKDTVLIGLGTNGSFSEAQFDSLMNAIGDRKVYWVNVRVPTKRWQNEVNAMLTEMEKKYDNMTVIDWYGYSNGHSEWFYDDQVHPNPDGMLNYIHLVSEALLGGTKESETSKTSETSSTSTSDTLSDSTQVSE; this is encoded by the coding sequence AGTTATTTTATACCACTTGTTGCCAACAAGTATGAAGGGTGGTTACCTCGGAGTTCCGATATTTTTTGTCGTTTCAGGTTATCTTATCACCGATCTATTACGACAAGAGTGGGACCAAAATGGTAAAATCAATATTTGGCAATTTTATGTTCGACGAATGAAACGATTGTATCCTGGGCTCGTTTTCTTGCTTATTACTGCTTCAGCATATATTACGCTATTCCAGCGAGGATTGTTGAATAATCTTCGGGGCGTTGTACTCAGCAGTTTATTCTATGTTAATAACTGGTGGCAGATCAATAATGGATTATCCTATTTTGATCGTTTTGCAAATGAGTCGCCATTTACCCATATTTGGTCCTTAGCAGTAGAGGCGCAAAACTATCTGATCTGGCCGATCATCTTTGTATTACTGATGGTATTTGTCCGTAAGAAAAAAAATATTTTTTATGTCATTATGGGTACAGCTATTGCATCAGCGATTTTGATGATGGTGCTATACTCGCCAAATGGCGATCCTACCCGTGTGTATTATGGGACAGATACTCGCTTGTTCTCGATTTGGATGGGTAGTGCATTGGCTTTTGTTTGGCCAAGTACGCGATTAAAGAAAAATATCCCTAAACAAGCAAAGAAAGTATTGAATTTAGCGGGTTTTACTTCATTGATCACGTTGATACTCTTTTTCTTTTTCTTAGATGACCATTTGAGCTTTATCTATTATGGCGGGTTCTTTTTAGTCAGTCTTTTATGTATGGTTCTTGTGGCAGTCACAGCGCATCCAGGTGCGAGCTTGAATCGCTGGTTGACGAATCCGGTCTTTAGTTGGATCGGTAAACGAAGTTATGGGATCTATTTGTACCAATTTCCGGTAATGATTTTTTACGAAGCGAAAGTATCAGGTATCGCTGATCATGTGTTATTACACACGGTCATTGAGATCACGTTGATTTTATTGATCAGTGAACTGTCATATCGCTTTATCGAACGTCCGTTGGCACGCTTTGATTATAGCCAAACGGTTCGCGTCGTCAAAGGCTGGTTCACCAAACCTATTTTCAGTTGGAAAAAGCCATGGGTGGTCCCTGGAACCTTAGTCGTAGCGATTGCCTTAGTCGGGTTCGTCACTGCACCTAAAAATGCTGTGACCGCGGACCAAGAGCAATTACAAAAGAATATTGCTGAAAGTAAAAAACTAGCTGAAAAAAGTCAGAATAATCAAGGCAATAATGTAGCACCTATCGACCAAGCGATTTTGGATAAATATGATTTGACCAAAGCGCAAGGGGAAAAAGCCCAACAACTAGAGCTGACTGCATTTGGTGATTCGGTCATGTTAGATGCTGCGGCAGATTTAAAAGAACTATATCCGCAAGTAGTTGTAGATGGTGATGTCGGTCGTCAACTCTACACAAGCCTTCCTTATATCGAAGAATTGAAAAATAGGGATCTATTGAAAGATACGGTATTAATTGGGTTAGGAACAAATGGCTCTTTTTCTGAGGCGCAATTTGATAGCTTGATGAACGCGATCGGGGATCGTAAAGTTTACTGGGTCAATGTTCGCGTACCAACGAAGCGCTGGCAAAATGAAGTCAATGCCATGCTCACAGAAATGGAAAAGAAATATGACAACATGACAGTGATCGATTGGTACGGTTATAGTAATGGTCACAGTGAATGGTTCTATGACGATCAAGTCCATCCAAATCCAGATGGTATGCTGAATTATATCCATCTAGTCAGTGAAGCACTATTAGGTGGAACAAAAGAATCAGAGACAAGCAAAACGAGTGAGACTTCTTCGACTAGTACGAGCGACACTCTATCTGATAGTACTCAAGTGAGTGAATAA
- a CDS encoding exonuclease SbcCD subunit D produces the protein MRFLHTADWHIGKKLQGYDLLKEQEHVLSEILTIAKKEKVDAIVIAGDLYDRSIPAVEAVEMFNRLMIDWNLNEKFPIFAISGNHDSSVRLSAGTEWFSQTKFFLHTRFAESFQPIDYQNTQFFLLPYFEPISARSYFEDDTIRTVQQAMEKVVDQMQLAFDPAKKQVLVSHFFVTGSKKSDSETKIEVGGLDAIPGGLLEPFDYVALGHLHNQAALQQENARYSGSPLKFSLSEINQKKGVWIVDLTDTLVLDFQEITPLYDIAEVTASFKELLDPSFYHTINRENYLQIYLKDRAVIPNMMNQLRAIYPRILGVERVNGRHRSTSKRQTLEIKQPKKLAETFFTEMVGEPMTEQQMSWLEETLQELTETE, from the coding sequence ATGCGTTTTTTACATACAGCAGATTGGCATATAGGAAAAAAATTGCAGGGCTATGATTTACTTAAAGAGCAAGAACATGTACTATCTGAGATTCTAACGATTGCGAAAAAGGAAAAAGTGGATGCAATCGTTATTGCAGGTGATCTCTATGATCGAAGTATCCCAGCCGTAGAAGCCGTAGAGATGTTCAATCGGTTGATGATCGACTGGAACCTGAACGAAAAATTCCCGATTTTCGCTATCTCAGGAAACCATGATAGTAGTGTTCGATTATCTGCTGGCACGGAATGGTTCAGCCAAACAAAATTCTTTTTACACACACGATTTGCTGAATCTTTCCAACCTATCGACTATCAAAATACTCAATTTTTCTTATTGCCTTATTTTGAACCAATCTCCGCTAGAAGTTATTTTGAAGATGATACGATCCGTACGGTCCAACAAGCAATGGAAAAAGTGGTTGACCAGATGCAACTCGCTTTTGATCCTGCAAAAAAACAGGTGCTAGTCAGTCACTTTTTTGTGACAGGTAGTAAGAAATCAGATTCAGAAACAAAAATCGAAGTGGGTGGACTAGATGCGATTCCAGGCGGTCTATTGGAGCCATTTGATTATGTCGCTTTAGGACATCTTCATAATCAAGCAGCCTTGCAGCAAGAAAATGCTAGATACAGTGGTTCGCCACTTAAATTCTCACTTTCAGAGATCAATCAGAAAAAAGGTGTCTGGATCGTTGATCTAACTGACACCTTGGTGTTGGATTTTCAAGAAATCACACCTTTGTATGATATTGCTGAAGTAACTGCTAGTTTTAAAGAATTATTAGACCCAAGTTTTTACCATACGATCAACCGAGAAAATTATTTGCAGATTTATTTAAAAGATCGCGCAGTTATTCCTAACATGATGAACCAATTACGAGCAATCTATCCTCGAATACTTGGTGTCGAACGTGTCAATGGACGGCATCGTTCCACAAGCAAACGACAGACACTTGAAATCAAGCAACCAAAAAAACTCGCGGAAACGTTCTTTACTGAAATGGTGGGTGAGCCAATGACAGAACAACAAATGAGCTGGTTAGAAGAAACGTTGCAAGAACTCACAGAAACGGAATGA